Proteins encoded together in one Laspinema palackyanum D2c window:
- the pirA gene encoding arginine synthesis PII-interacting regulator PirA yields the protein MNKISHETLKQAAAMHRATIRQKLQYRLEMARQKGDESLIRMLEAEANYFS from the coding sequence ATGAACAAAATTAGTCATGAAACCTTGAAACAAGCCGCAGCCATGCATCGGGCAACTATCCGCCAGAAGCTACAGTATCGCCTGGAAATGGCTAGACAGAAAGGGGATGAAAGCTTGATTCGGATGCTTGAAGCCGAAGCCAACTATTTCAGCTAA
- a CDS encoding DUF2301 domain-containing membrane protein, which yields MTQANSMESPVYQGQFGEFSITPSDRQSVIIYRSGLMVAALSFAIATVLLFWQGTTPNVLTSLSVLYACFCLALGVSLLTIHIYLQVLHRFLQVCWATGAVTALTVIFTRPDPFVVTVYHEAIALVGIGFTFVALTGIYFKEAFCFNRLETKLLTPLVPLLILGHLSGLLTPSMEKILLALWAILFLIFALRKAGQDIPSDIGDKSVFAYLKEQQKAQP from the coding sequence ATGACTCAAGCTAATTCTATGGAATCTCCAGTCTATCAAGGGCAGTTTGGGGAATTTAGCATTACCCCCAGCGATCGCCAATCTGTTATCATCTATCGCAGTGGCTTGATGGTAGCCGCCCTCAGTTTCGCCATTGCCACAGTTCTCCTCTTTTGGCAAGGAACTACTCCCAATGTCCTCACCAGTCTGAGCGTACTCTATGCCTGTTTCTGTCTTGCCCTCGGCGTCAGCTTACTGACGATTCACATTTATCTGCAAGTCCTCCATCGCTTCCTTCAAGTCTGTTGGGCGACTGGGGCCGTCACTGCATTAACGGTGATTTTTACTCGCCCTGACCCTTTCGTAGTCACAGTTTATCACGAGGCGATCGCCCTCGTCGGTATCGGATTTACCTTTGTGGCATTAACTGGCATTTATTTTAAAGAAGCCTTTTGTTTCAATCGCCTAGAAACTAAATTGCTCACCCCCTTAGTTCCCCTGCTAATTTTAGGTCACCTCTCAGGTTTATTAACTCCCTCAATGGAAAAAATCCTATTAGCCCTGTGGGCCATTCTCTTTCTAATCTTTGCCTTGCGAAAAGCGGGCCAAGACATTCCGTCAGATATTGGAGATAAAAGTGTTTTTGCCTACCTCAAGGAACAGCAAAAAGCGCAGCCTTAA
- a CDS encoding SAM hydrolase/SAM-dependent halogenase family protein yields the protein MLTLLTDFGSHDVYVGVMKGVIACMNPGVTIVDLTHEIPPQDVAAARFCLMNAYPYFPQGTVHVAVVDPGVGSARRAIALQLPHSILVGPDNGLFSGILTPENPILAAVELSNSDYWRTPAPSTTFHGRDIFAPVGAHLTKGVPLEDLGPRIDPQTLVTLDLPQCQWQNQEIAGCIQYIDCFGNLITNIPSTWVMEKLGSVGVGDRMIPGGNTYSDAPRGGAIALVGSHSWVEIAINGGNAADTFQLAVGATVRVRLS from the coding sequence ATGCTTACCCTCTTAACCGATTTTGGTTCCCATGATGTCTATGTCGGCGTGATGAAGGGCGTCATCGCCTGTATGAATCCCGGGGTCACCATTGTGGACCTCACCCATGAGATTCCTCCCCAGGATGTCGCTGCTGCGCGTTTTTGTCTGATGAATGCTTATCCCTATTTCCCCCAGGGGACGGTTCATGTCGCCGTTGTGGATCCCGGTGTCGGCAGTGCAAGACGGGCGATCGCCCTTCAACTCCCGCACTCCATCTTGGTAGGACCTGATAACGGGTTATTCTCTGGGATACTTACTCCAGAAAACCCCATTCTCGCGGCAGTGGAACTGAGCAATTCTGACTACTGGCGCACCCCTGCTCCGAGTACCACATTTCATGGGCGAGATATTTTTGCTCCCGTAGGTGCTCATTTGACTAAAGGAGTGCCTTTAGAGGATCTAGGACCCAGGATTGATCCCCAGACTTTAGTCACCCTGGATCTGCCACAATGTCAGTGGCAAAACCAGGAAATCGCCGGTTGTATCCAATATATCGATTGCTTTGGTAACCTGATCACGAACATTCCTAGCACTTGGGTGATGGAAAAACTCGGGTCAGTTGGAGTGGGCGATCGCATGATCCCCGGGGGAAATACTTACAGTGATGCGCCCAGAGGAGGTGCGATCGCCCTCGTCGGTTCTCACAGTTGGGTAGAAATTGCCATCAATGGCGGCAATGCGGCGGATACATTCCAACTTGCCGTTGGTGCAACGGTGAGGGTGAGGTTGAGCTAA